CTTGTCCAGCATCTTTTTGCTGAGAAGAGACACCTTGCAGGTGTCAACCACATAAGCCATGCAGTGAATCTTGTCATTCAGAGTCACATTCTTCTTAAAGCCAGGAGCATCGTCCAGGAGGGGCGCAGCTGTACTaaactaaaaacacaaacaaaacatgttATGTGAATCAATCAGTACCctgcatttttaaataaaacacttgCATGAAGTTGTACAGAGGAAGGTGTTTTAAAGAGTAGACCTGGTAGCGATCCTTGATGTTACCCTTGAAGATGTTGACTAAGTCATCAGTGTCCAAACCAGCATCAGCGTTTTCCTCCAGCCCCATTGTGTCACAGAAGATCAGAGGCATAGCTTCACCACCTCTTCCTGCCTTGATGGTGTAGGTGCGAAACTACAGGACAGAGTGTTCGGTTAGAACAGAGCTTGGCATTCACATAACCAGCTGTCGAGGAATGTACAAACTGACTGTCTCAGCGAAACATCTTGTTAACTATTCTGGAGGAAGTACAGCTCTCATGTTTTTACAGCTAATCCTCCACCTGAGTCTCCgtataacaaaaaaacaaaaaaactttccCTTCACTTTCTGAGCGTATGATCACAGAGAATAAAATCTGTGTGGGCACCTGAGTGGTCACGCTTGTTCCTGCTGTGCCAGTGATGGCCTGGGATGTCATGTTGCCGCGAAATGCTGAGTTGACCGAGTTAAAGAAGCTGGACTTGCCCGCCCCAATGGGACCCACCAACAACACTCGGGCTTGATGCACTGTTTTGATTTCAGGTTGATAGTTCTGGATGACTTTCATCAGTTGCTGCTTTTTCCTATAAGGCACAGGAATCATAGAGGTCACATTTACAGGCCTTTCATGTTTTATCCACTCAGGGTAGGATTAATTTGCTCTATAACTACACTCAGTGATGTCACAGTCTGCTAATACAACTATTCTAAATACATACACTTCTAAATGACTAAAACTGGCCATTGGAAATAAACTATTCTGATCTAGTTTTCCTTCAAAATAAGCATAAATGTCAATCTAACATTGATAATACAAGCTTTATGCAAGGTGAAAGTTTTATTCTGCATTAAAGTAAAATTTGGAAACATAATGGTGAAAGCACAATGTATATTTTGTTAATATGATGTGTCGCTAAAGCAAGAACTCAAATACAGAACGCTTCAGGCAGATTTAAAACCAAATATCCAAAATCTATTATTTAGCAAGAAAAATCAGGAAGGTAGCAGGTAAAGGGTAAAAATCAAGTTCAAAACATAAAAGTAAAACCAGGGAACACACATTTGAAACAAAGAATAGGGAAATATTGTTTTCAGGAGACATTTACATACAAAATCTGCAAGATTAATGAAGCTATGAAGctataaatgtttttctttctttctttctacatGGATTTCTACATACTCATCTGTCCACTGGATCTTCCTCCAGGGCTTTTCCAGGAAATCGCCCAAGCCTGGATGTgaaaaacagatgaatcaaaTTCCAATTCTGAGTCACTATTTTTAAACTTCAAACCACGACTCCCTCATTCTTAACACTTTAAAAATACAAATTATGAATTGGTTGGGTGTAACAGGTCTTCTGCGAAAGTGTAACAATGAGTTACTCACTTTCTGTCACATACCTTCAATTCGATACACCTCAAACTCAGTCAGCACCAAGTCATTTCCGTGCATGTTGGCATCCTGGAAGTGGAAACCTGTGCCTGGGTTGGACTGCAGCGCAGGCTGGTCATCTTGCAAAAACACCAAGGCACCAAAATTTGGACCGGTGCCTACATCAGTGAAAGCACTCTGTCCAGTAATACCTGCGACCCGGAGTGGTTTATTTCCTCCAGCACTGATGCTATAAAGGAAAGCCTCCTCATCACTTACAGCCTGTCCGCTCTGGGTGTAGTCCTTGGAGGTGTAAGCCCCAAAGACAAACCCAGCAGCGTTGTAGGCAGCAATGATGGTGGGGCCCTGTTTGTCACAGTAGCCATGGAAGGCAGCAGCAGTGAACCCGTGGACGCTGGCTTTGTAGAGCAGGTGGAGCCTAACATGACCAAAGAGAGACATCAGCTTGGTTCGCTGATCTTTAGATAGGCCGGATGTGACCACTGGCATGATGGAAGGTCAAAAGTCACCTAAAGATACAGATGTTATTAGACTTTTatgacacaaaaaaatgtatgctGTCATATGACATGTGCTATATAAGACGAATAATCCTAATTCCAAAGAACTGGGTAGTCTATAATGGGAATGAAAATGGAATGCAATGACTAGCAGACTGTAAATTCAATTGAAAACAATTCAAAGATAACGCATCAAACTCTAAAACTGTAAGGCTTATCGCTTCTTATAAATACACACAGAATATGAGTGTGGGTTCCATGAGTTGTCCACATTTTCTCCAGCATTTATCTTAACTTGTTTGATTCCTTTTGGCTGATACTTGTGGGGTTCTAAAGTATCTCGTTTTCACTTTCCACTTAAACTCTCCAGATATTGGAGCTGGTTACTGAATGTAGTCCTGAATGAGGAATTTCTGGGCTCTATGTGTAAAGCATCTCAGTGGGCCCCCATGCTGACTTGATCAACAGCTGTAACACATATTTTTCCCATGGTAGAAGAGGAAGATAATAAATATGATCTTAGTTCAATCTCTATATTGACAAAAGCACAATAAATAAGCATAATAAAAGTCAAATGGCCAGACTTCACTCGTATAATAATCAGACTCTGCCTTATTCATCAATAATTATGACCTTAAAGTTGGAATATtctcctcctctgtttcctttgaTTCATTTCAAAAAGAGGGTAGATCATTTGTTATTAACATTACACTTTTGGGGTTCTGGTGCATTCAGTTTTTAGATAGCGTGACGACAGTGGCATCTTCACAATCCCGAATAGAATGACATAGAATCCGTTGATTCTAAACCAGTCATGATTTATCACTGGGAAAGGACTAAAATATCGATATAAAGATGAACAGTTTTTACCGCGAGGTCACATTTTTTATAATTGTGGGCAATAAtatttgtttaggttttggatATTTAGACGAAGGTCATGAAAGTCTTTACTTTCATTTTtaccttaaagaaaaaaagaaaagtgtccaagagcatttctttgtctttttttaaatctttctcAAACGTTTTGTATTGAACTGCTCAAGAGGATATATACATTACGGCAAAAACTAGGCTACAAATATACTTGGCCGTTTCAAGATCTTCTTCAAAGATTTCTTTGAAGAAGAGATTTTACGCCTGCAGAAAGTGAAAGTAATGCTTCATTGTACGTCTGAATGCGCCATCAACAAAGTCTTGATTGATCAATAGATTCAAGTTGAACACAAACAGTGGGTGCAGGTGACTGTCTCCCAACTTACCTGCAGGAAAGAAAGTTTTGCTCTGAAATTCAGCGGGCCGCTGTGGATCACTTGGTTTCGTGATCACGAGTTCCAACGATGTGAACTTGCTTTCACTTTTTGCAAGACTCGCCTACAAGAGACGCGTCACGCATGAGTGTTGCTCTGTGGCACTTCTCGCTTCTTTGGGATTATTAAATAGCACTAAATTTCTTCTTATAAAGTGACACACTTTTGCATCATGAACGCTATCACACACTATTTGTTTTATTCTAGCACCCATTTCTATAAATCTTTGGTGCTTCGATGTGTTGCTGTGGAAGTAATAGGTCAAGGTCATAATGTGTGttcctttgaaaaaaaagatttgaaactGAGTCCGTTTTTGGTCTTGAACTTATGTTTACCTTAAACATATTTCATATTTGAAATGTTCTTCTTTCGGTTCACATTTGACATTTTCAGATTCTGATCTTTCTTTTCAagttcaaaacttttttttttcagtttcagatttattcattcttttacTTTCTTATCTTTTTTGGGGCCGGGCATCAGATGACAGGGGTGTGGAATCATGAGTGACCATAACAGTGGCAGCTGAGGGGACTCTCTCCATCAGGTTGGAACTGCACAGTTATTAGACATGTCCTAAACAATACAATTATGTGAAAATAACATACAACACTGAAAAAGTTACGTCATTTAAACAATTTCGACCCGTACTACACAACTCACAGTGTAGAGAGATAAAATATCTATAAAAtatctattatattttatataatataatatttgaGCAGTAGGCTCAGCCACGCTTCAGGTGTGTAGCCTACATTTCCCACACCCACGAAGCAACGCCTGCAGCATTTCAAGATAACATCTTCCCTGGGCGCGTCTGCTGGCGCCAGCTCTGTTTTCAATTATAATACAGTCATGAAAACTGCACCTTCCTTCCAGAACACCATCATTTTATAGATGTAAGGAAGACCTAATAGCTCTCTGGAATTTCAATCTACCATCACCAAACCACTTGTAATCTCTTCCTAGGCTCAGTGTAGACATTTGACAGTCTTCAGCTTTCCAGAATTTCTTTCTGTAATGTCCAAAGCAAGTAGGAGCATCATTTATGATTGTCATTTGCATGTATTTTTAAGTAACTCTCATATTTCATCCTATCAACACAAAACCACTTCTAATCTCTTTCAGGGATCAGCGCAGAACTTTCATTGTCTTCATTTTTCCTGAAATTCAATTATTCAATTGTTATTACACAACATACGCAAATAATAATCAGAAATGATGCTTCTGTTTGCTTGGGACCCTTCGAAAAGAAAGACCTGGATACATTTTCGGAATTTTCTGCTCCTAAATGCAGACAAAACTGAATCTTCTTGGGGTGCCCACACCCCCCTAGGATGCCCACTGCAGTGATCGCTGGTTTGAATCCCTAACATGGGGATCTTTCTTGCATGTCATTCCCTAGTCTTTCTGCCCCCTTTTCctgccccccccaaaaaacagctttctaggactgcctttttTCACCTTCGTAATTTTGCCAAAATTAGAAACATCCTGaatcagagtgatgcagaaaaactggtcCATGCATTCGTTACTTCAAGATTGCAATACTGTAATTGTTTATTATTGGGATacctctgaaaagcctccaggtGATCCacaatgctgcagccagagttctaaTGAGAACATAttcctccagttttagcttctctttgtTGGCTCCCTGTCGAATTCAGAATAGAATCTAAAATTCTTCTCAACACATATGAAGCTCtcaatgaccaagctccatcataccttaaagatctcatagtcCAATCATTTtccagagcactttgctcctgcaggtttacttgaggttgcGAGAGTTTCTAAAAAgtaaaatgggggggggggggcagagccATCAGTCATAGGGCCCCTCTCTTGTAGAACCAGACAAGTTAtatgtctgggaagcagacaccctctctaccatAAAGATTAggtttaaaactttccttttcgACAAAGCTTTAGGCCTTTAGGATATTGCTGTTGGCCCTGCTAcacctcacctgttctcaggcTCCACCCTAGCCTTCCGCAGTGGACAAGGTTTCCCTGGACTGAGCAGTTTCTCCCTAAGTttgttctttaaaataaagactGTTATACCTTCTCCTTGGGTTGTGTCATTCTGGGTCCATTCTGTGTTGGTACGGGTCATTacaaattggatttgattgtattacaatgaattggattctagattgtatctttgaagtgccttgagatgacatttgctgtgatttggcgctatatgaataaaattgaattaaattgaatattCTTTGAGTcaataaagataaaaatgacCAATAAAACTCTGTAAAGAAGCAGGTTACTTGTATCATTCGGAGTGTTAAAGTTCAACATCAACATCAGCCACGAGCCTTGTGTGATGTGAGATTGTGAACAATATAGGCTTACATTCTGTCAATAAGATAGGTCAACAGGACAATACAGTGCAGAACTTATTCGATTGTTGGGTCCTTTCCATCAGGTACCCCAGTATGACTTCAAACACACAGCCATATTTATACAGTACTGTCTCTCATAAGAGGAGTAACTACAAGTTCTGGAGAAAGCATGTTGACCAAACACTTACAGTAGCGTATttcatgaaatgataaaataagttaCACATTGTGCTGGTTTCACTTGATGCACACCCAggccaaccacacacacacacacacacacacacacaccagttttaaaattctACTCACTAATCCTTAACATCTGTGGGACACGTTTTACTTCAGCAGAATCTTATATTCAGATTCTTTGGGGCAAATGTCCATCTACATGTGAGATGTCTAAAAGTTCAAGAAGTGCTGGTGAGTGGACTTTATGACATCACCCATATGTCAACTTTAAATTGTAGATTGCATGAGAAGATTAAATATATTTACACTCTTTGCTGTATTTCATGTGggcattgtttttttattcttaatcACCCTGACTCTCTGAGAAACACATGTAGCCACACCTAAAGCAGAATTATGATTTTTGTTTCCATAAATGCATGGACACATGACTGCTGACTCTCGTGACTCGGTTTCGCAATAGTTCGGTTATATACACTTTTATTTCCGTCATTTAGCCACCAGATGTCAGTCATAATTACATAAGCACTTGTGCTCTGGAAACTTGTTATGAAAAGACGAGGAGCTGAGTTGCACAGCTTTATCTGAAGCTTTACTTTGATCAtttattgttggatgtt
This region of Odontesthes bonariensis isolate fOdoBon6 chromosome 17, fOdoBon6.hap1, whole genome shotgun sequence genomic DNA includes:
- the LOC142366814 gene encoding interferon-induced protein 44-like, producing MPVVTSGLSKDQRTKLMSLFGHVRLHLLYKASVHGFTAAAFHGYCDKQGPTIIAAYNAAGFVFGAYTSKDYTQSGQAVSDEEAFLYSISAGGNKPLRVAGITGQSAFTDVGTGPNFGALVFLQDDQPALQSNPGTGFHFQDANMHGNDLVLTEFEVYRIEGLGDFLEKPWRKIQWTDEKKQQLMKVIQNYQPEIKTVHQARVLLVGPIGAGKSSFFNSVNSAFRGNMTSQAITGTAGTSVTTQFRTYTIKAGRGGEAMPLIFCDTMGLEENADAGLDTDDLVNIFKGNIKDRYQFSTAAPLLDDAPGFKKNVTLNDKIHCMAYVVDTCKVSLLSKKMLDKFAVIRKKANQMGIPQIVLMTKVDEACPLVGGDLKNVYHSVYIQGKARQLSETLGIPLSFVVPVKNYSEELDLEQDVDILLLTAVTQMLNYADSFFENQVTDGGSDQMELYRSSDHIRPVLSERCQTEVV